The following proteins are co-located in the Betta splendens chromosome 9, fBetSpl5.4, whole genome shotgun sequence genome:
- the lzts1 gene encoding leucine zipper putative tumor suppressor 1 isoform X1, whose amino-acid sequence MGSVSSLINGTSVANKHCRASEHRVGRAAGHRRRSGGCSLDGLLRCGFAQASSAAARPSGRLAHSGRSEDFFYIKVSHRARSACRRGGSMEEQGSKDGEAERRTEPKLLVMSGNIIEKTSAEKSLVRSTAFKPVIPRRMSSTETGHNSLEHILCPREKAKTPDIKYKHDTFSGTLSDSGRNSMSSLPTHSTSGSLSTSTGPVSHGDGSSAPANGLSKGALPNLPPWVSGNSSNLDCSSRPALAAGAVAANANGDAGSPRAADGPSPLSETAGGVRSPITTDESLIERLEQRLLERETELQELQVSFEEKEADTCQLFETRQRYCAEEMEGLKQRCSTKLRQVSQMAAKTQQALQLQVGQLQAERERLQADVLKLTREKDVVELRLRSYETNCTQLAPTLEETQWEVCQKTGEISLLKQQLRDCQADVSHKLSEIVALRTSLKENAAKVETLEKRHKEHEDELRSRTIEAEVCQNELQRKKNEADLLREKVGKLEKDVEAMKQDLAAAKEHRPQRSGHPEAHAHVGREGEGEGEGEGEERAPTASLQREVERLQQQLREEKEAGARLAHSFQQERTTWNREKDRVIKYQKQLQVSYLHMHKKNQDLERILKELTAELENRTELGLDAPFSAGLQTYDDVIATEI is encoded by the exons ATGGGCAGCGTCAGCAGCCTCATCAACGGGACCAGCGTCGCCAACAAGCACTGCCGGGCGTCCGAGCACCGCGTCGGCAGAGCAGCGGGTCACCGGCGCcggagcggcggctgcagcctggacgGCCTGCTGAGGTGCGGCTTCGCCCAGGCCTCCTCGGCCGCCGCCCGCCCCTCCGGGCGCCTCGCCCACTCGGGGCGGAGCGAGGATTTCTTTTACATCAAG GTGAGCCATAGAGCGAGGTCGGCGTGCCGCCGCGGCGGATCgatggaggagcaggggagCAAAGATGGGGAAGCAGAGAGACGCACGGAGCCCAAACTACTGGTCATGTCAGGGAACATAATAGAGAAG ACCTCTGCTGAGAAGTCACTGGTCCGTTCCACTGCCTTCAAGCCTGTGATTCCCAGGAGGATGTCGTCCACGGAGACAGGCCACAATAGCCTGGAGCACATCCTTTGTCCTCGGGAGAAAGCCAAAACCCCAGACATTAAATACAAGCACGACACCTTCTCAG GGACTCTGTCTGATTCCGGGCGTAACTCTATGTCTAGCCTGCCGACCCACAGCACCAGCGGTAGTCTGAGCACTTCCACGGGCCCTGTCAGTCACGGCGATGGCAGCTCAGCTCCTGCAAACGGCCTCAGCAAGGGAGCGCTACCCAATTTGCCTCCATGGGTCAGTGGGAACAGCTCTAACCTCGACTGCAGCTCCAGGCCGGCTTTAGCCGCTGGCGCCGTGGCGGCTAACGCTAACGGGGACGCCGGGTCCCCACGCGCCGCAGACGGGCCAAGCCCCCTGTCCGAGACCGCGGGGGGGGTCCGGTCGCCCATTACCACGGATGAGTCGCTGATCGAGCGTTTGGAACAAAGGCtgctggagagggagacggagctccaggagctgcag GTGAGCTTCGAGGAGAAGGAAGCGGACACCTGCCAGCTGTTTGAGACCCGGCAGCGCTACTGTGCCGAGGAAATGGAGGGCCTGAAGCAGCGGTGCTCCACGAAGCTGCGGCAGGTGTCCCAAATGGCTGCGAAGACCCAGCAggcgctccagctccaggtcggCCAGCTCCAG gcggagagggagaggctTCAAGCAGATGTCCTCAAGCTGACGCGAGAGAAAGACGTCGTCGAGCTCAGACTGAGGTCTTACGAAACGAACTGCACACAGTTGGCTCCGACGCTGGAGGAAACTCAGTGGGAG GTGTGCCAGAAGACGGGGGAGATCTCGCTGCTGAAGCAGCAACTGAGAGACTGCCAGGCAGACGTCAGCCACAAGCTCAGCGAGATAGTCGCCCTCAGGACGTCGCTGAAGGAAAACGCGGCCAAGGTGGAGACGCTCGAGAAGCGGCACAAAGAGCACGAGGACGAGCTGCGCTCCCGCACCATCGAGGCTGAG GTGTGCCAAAATGAGCTCCAGCGCAAGAAGAATGAGGCTGATTTGCTGAGGGAGAAAGTGGGCAAACTGGAGAAAGACGTTGAGGCAATGAAACAGGATCTGGCCGCGGCTAAAGAGCACCGGCCGCAGCGCTCGGGGCATCCCGAGGCCCACGCCCACGTGGGCcgcgagggggagggggagggcgaGGGGGAGGGCGAGGAGCGCGCCCCCACGGCGTCTCtgcagagggaggtggagagactgcagcagcagctgagggaggagaaggaggcggggGCGCGGCTGGCCCACAGCTTCCAGCAGGAGAGGACCACGTGGAACAGGGAGaaggacagggtcatcaagtaccagaagcagctgcaggtcagctACCTGCACATGCACAAGAAGAACCAGGACCTGGAGAGGATCCTGAAGGAGCTGACGGCCGAGCTGGAGAACCGGACGGAGCTGGGCCTGGACGCCCCCTTCAGCGCGGGGCTGCAGACGTACGACGATGTTATCGCCACGGAGATTTAG
- the lzts1 gene encoding leucine zipper putative tumor suppressor 1 isoform X2 has translation MGSVSSLINGTSVANKHCRASEHRVGRAAGHRRRSGGCSLDGLLRCGFAQASSAAARPSGRLAHSGRSEDFFYIKTSAEKSLVRSTAFKPVIPRRMSSTETGHNSLEHILCPREKAKTPDIKYKHDTFSGTLSDSGRNSMSSLPTHSTSGSLSTSTGPVSHGDGSSAPANGLSKGALPNLPPWVSGNSSNLDCSSRPALAAGAVAANANGDAGSPRAADGPSPLSETAGGVRSPITTDESLIERLEQRLLERETELQELQVSFEEKEADTCQLFETRQRYCAEEMEGLKQRCSTKLRQVSQMAAKTQQALQLQVGQLQAERERLQADVLKLTREKDVVELRLRSYETNCTQLAPTLEETQWEVCQKTGEISLLKQQLRDCQADVSHKLSEIVALRTSLKENAAKVETLEKRHKEHEDELRSRTIEAEVCQNELQRKKNEADLLREKVGKLEKDVEAMKQDLAAAKEHRPQRSGHPEAHAHVGREGEGEGEGEGEERAPTASLQREVERLQQQLREEKEAGARLAHSFQQERTTWNREKDRVIKYQKQLQVSYLHMHKKNQDLERILKELTAELENRTELGLDAPFSAGLQTYDDVIATEI, from the exons ATGGGCAGCGTCAGCAGCCTCATCAACGGGACCAGCGTCGCCAACAAGCACTGCCGGGCGTCCGAGCACCGCGTCGGCAGAGCAGCGGGTCACCGGCGCcggagcggcggctgcagcctggacgGCCTGCTGAGGTGCGGCTTCGCCCAGGCCTCCTCGGCCGCCGCCCGCCCCTCCGGGCGCCTCGCCCACTCGGGGCGGAGCGAGGATTTCTTTTACATCAAG ACCTCTGCTGAGAAGTCACTGGTCCGTTCCACTGCCTTCAAGCCTGTGATTCCCAGGAGGATGTCGTCCACGGAGACAGGCCACAATAGCCTGGAGCACATCCTTTGTCCTCGGGAGAAAGCCAAAACCCCAGACATTAAATACAAGCACGACACCTTCTCAG GGACTCTGTCTGATTCCGGGCGTAACTCTATGTCTAGCCTGCCGACCCACAGCACCAGCGGTAGTCTGAGCACTTCCACGGGCCCTGTCAGTCACGGCGATGGCAGCTCAGCTCCTGCAAACGGCCTCAGCAAGGGAGCGCTACCCAATTTGCCTCCATGGGTCAGTGGGAACAGCTCTAACCTCGACTGCAGCTCCAGGCCGGCTTTAGCCGCTGGCGCCGTGGCGGCTAACGCTAACGGGGACGCCGGGTCCCCACGCGCCGCAGACGGGCCAAGCCCCCTGTCCGAGACCGCGGGGGGGGTCCGGTCGCCCATTACCACGGATGAGTCGCTGATCGAGCGTTTGGAACAAAGGCtgctggagagggagacggagctccaggagctgcag GTGAGCTTCGAGGAGAAGGAAGCGGACACCTGCCAGCTGTTTGAGACCCGGCAGCGCTACTGTGCCGAGGAAATGGAGGGCCTGAAGCAGCGGTGCTCCACGAAGCTGCGGCAGGTGTCCCAAATGGCTGCGAAGACCCAGCAggcgctccagctccaggtcggCCAGCTCCAG gcggagagggagaggctTCAAGCAGATGTCCTCAAGCTGACGCGAGAGAAAGACGTCGTCGAGCTCAGACTGAGGTCTTACGAAACGAACTGCACACAGTTGGCTCCGACGCTGGAGGAAACTCAGTGGGAG GTGTGCCAGAAGACGGGGGAGATCTCGCTGCTGAAGCAGCAACTGAGAGACTGCCAGGCAGACGTCAGCCACAAGCTCAGCGAGATAGTCGCCCTCAGGACGTCGCTGAAGGAAAACGCGGCCAAGGTGGAGACGCTCGAGAAGCGGCACAAAGAGCACGAGGACGAGCTGCGCTCCCGCACCATCGAGGCTGAG GTGTGCCAAAATGAGCTCCAGCGCAAGAAGAATGAGGCTGATTTGCTGAGGGAGAAAGTGGGCAAACTGGAGAAAGACGTTGAGGCAATGAAACAGGATCTGGCCGCGGCTAAAGAGCACCGGCCGCAGCGCTCGGGGCATCCCGAGGCCCACGCCCACGTGGGCcgcgagggggagggggagggcgaGGGGGAGGGCGAGGAGCGCGCCCCCACGGCGTCTCtgcagagggaggtggagagactgcagcagcagctgagggaggagaaggaggcggggGCGCGGCTGGCCCACAGCTTCCAGCAGGAGAGGACCACGTGGAACAGGGAGaaggacagggtcatcaagtaccagaagcagctgcaggtcagctACCTGCACATGCACAAGAAGAACCAGGACCTGGAGAGGATCCTGAAGGAGCTGACGGCCGAGCTGGAGAACCGGACGGAGCTGGGCCTGGACGCCCCCTTCAGCGCGGGGCTGCAGACGTACGACGATGTTATCGCCACGGAGATTTAG
- the hspb11 gene encoding intraflagellar transport protein 25 homolog isoform X2 — MIESPLSSLGAKVVVVASSDENHPPENIIDGNTNTFWMSTGMFPQEFIIRFAQPTGVSAVSVDSHNVKHLKIEKNTSQNASQFEPVTAKEFENTEGHLQSNTIPLIGSTATHLRFIITAGYDHFVSVHRVSIQN; from the exons ATGATCGAGTCCCCTCTAAGTTCTTTGGGCGCAAAAGTTGTCGTCGTGGCATCCAGCGACGAGAATCACCCACCAGAGAACATCATTGACGG AAACACTAACACTTTTTGGATGTCCACCGGGATGTTTCCACAGGAGTTCATCATTCGCTTTGCTCAACCCACTGGAGTTTCTGCCGTGTCCGTGGACAGTCACAATG TCAAACATCTAAAGATAGAAAAGAATACGTCACAAAATGCTTCCCAGTTTGAGCCAGTAACAGCAAAAG AGTTTGAAAATACAGAGGGACATCTCCAATCAAATACAATTCCA CTAATTGGAAGCACTGCAACACATCTTCGTTTTATCATCACTGCAGGATATGATCACTTTGTTTCAGTGCACAGAGTCAGTATACAAAATTGA
- the hspb11 gene encoding intraflagellar transport protein 25 homolog isoform X1 gives MIESPLSSLGAKVVVVASSDENHPPENIIDGNTNTFWMSTGMFPQEFIIRFAQPTGVSAVSVDSHNGNEDIKHLKIEKNTSQNASQFEPVTAKEFENTEGHLQSNTIPLIGSTATHLRFIITAGYDHFVSVHRVSIQN, from the exons ATGATCGAGTCCCCTCTAAGTTCTTTGGGCGCAAAAGTTGTCGTCGTGGCATCCAGCGACGAGAATCACCCACCAGAGAACATCATTGACGG AAACACTAACACTTTTTGGATGTCCACCGGGATGTTTCCACAGGAGTTCATCATTCGCTTTGCTCAACCCACTGGAGTTTCTGCCGTGTCCGTGGACAGTCACAATGGTAACGAGGACA TCAAACATCTAAAGATAGAAAAGAATACGTCACAAAATGCTTCCCAGTTTGAGCCAGTAACAGCAAAAG AGTTTGAAAATACAGAGGGACATCTCCAATCAAATACAATTCCA CTAATTGGAAGCACTGCAACACATCTTCGTTTTATCATCACTGCAGGATATGATCACTTTGTTTCAGTGCACAGAGTCAGTATACAAAATTGA
- the hspb11 gene encoding intraflagellar transport protein 25 homolog isoform X3 has product MIESPLSSLGAKVVVVASSDENHPPENIIDGSSSFALLNPLEFLPCPWTVTMVTRTFFSISVKHLKIEKNTSQNASQFEPVTAKEFENTEGHLQSNTIPLIGSTATHLRFIITAGYDHFVSVHRVSIQN; this is encoded by the exons ATGATCGAGTCCCCTCTAAGTTCTTTGGGCGCAAAAGTTGTCGTCGTGGCATCCAGCGACGAGAATCACCCACCAGAGAACATCATTGACGG GAGTTCATCATTCGCTTTGCTCAACCCACTGGAGTTTCTGCCGTGTCCGTGGACAGTCACAATGGTAACGAGGACA TTTTTCTCTATTTCAGTCAAACATCTAAAGATAGAAAAGAATACGTCACAAAATGCTTCCCAGTTTGAGCCAGTAACAGCAAAAG AGTTTGAAAATACAGAGGGACATCTCCAATCAAATACAATTCCA CTAATTGGAAGCACTGCAACACATCTTCGTTTTATCATCACTGCAGGATATGATCACTTTGTTTCAGTGCACAGAGTCAGTATACAAAATTGA